A single genomic interval of Parvularcula marina harbors:
- the rplL gene encoding 50S ribosomal protein L7/L12, which produces MADIKALAEQIVGLTLLEAKELQDLLKDEYGIEPAAGGAVMMAGPAGGGEGGAAAEEKDEFDVILASAGDKKINVIKEVRGITGLGLKEAKELVEGAPKPVKEGVSKDEAEELKKKLEEAGATVELK; this is translated from the coding sequence ATGGCAGATATCAAAGCCCTTGCTGAACAAATCGTTGGCCTGACGCTTCTCGAAGCGAAAGAGCTGCAGGACCTGCTCAAGGACGAGTACGGCATCGAACCGGCCGCTGGCGGCGCGGTGATGATGGCTGGCCCGGCCGGCGGCGGCGAAGGTGGCGCAGCTGCAGAAGAGAAAGACGAATTCGACGTCATCCTCGCTTCTGCAGGCGACAAGAAAATCAACGTCATCAAAGAAGTCCGCGGCATCACTGGCCTGGGCCTCAAAGAAGCCAAAGAGCTTGTCGAAGGCGCACCGAAGCCCGTCAAGGAAGGCGTTTCCAAGGACGAAGCTGAAGAGCTCAAGAAAAAGCTCGAAGAAGCCGGCGCTACCGTCGAGCTCAAGTAA
- a CDS encoding metal-dependent hydrolase family protein, whose translation MKKIWGLSVAALALIGAASAEDIEIIHAGTLLAVPGEAPLTEQTIVVKGRQIVSVLPGYQGEDAVEAGAEDKVTLHDLSGYTVMPGFIDGHVHLTFEFNSQLRLEAVQLSDADAAIRGAKHAKSTLMAGFTTVRDVGAGSGDAIFALRDGIEKGWIDGPRIFASGATVSVTGGHGDGTQGYRDDIAHLMTSSAVCDGADECRHAVREQIRRGADHIKLTATGGVLSNTATGTEQQFTEEELDAIMSSAHAMGRKVTAHAHGKQGIESAIKAGVDSIEHGTYLDDRTIRLMKSNDVFLVPTALAGKTVSGWAAAPDSFLTPPQKAKALQVGPQMKDMVRRAHEGGVKIAFGTDSGVSAHGINAEEFALYVEAGMTPMDAIRSATVVGAANLGKSDMIGTIETGKRADIVAVSGDPLADIRELEDIDFVMKDGVVHKSQ comes from the coding sequence ATGAAAAAAATATGGGGACTGTCCGTGGCTGCACTCGCCCTGATCGGGGCGGCATCGGCGGAAGATATTGAAATCATTCATGCGGGCACGCTGCTCGCGGTGCCGGGAGAGGCGCCGCTGACCGAGCAGACCATCGTTGTGAAGGGCCGCCAGATCGTCTCCGTCCTGCCCGGCTATCAAGGTGAGGACGCAGTTGAGGCGGGGGCGGAGGATAAAGTCACCCTCCATGACCTCTCGGGCTATACGGTCATGCCGGGCTTCATTGATGGGCATGTTCACCTAACCTTTGAGTTCAACAGCCAGCTCCGGCTCGAAGCGGTCCAGCTCTCTGATGCAGATGCCGCGATCAGGGGCGCCAAGCACGCAAAATCGACGCTCATGGCGGGCTTTACGACGGTGCGCGATGTTGGCGCGGGCAGCGGGGATGCAATCTTCGCTCTGCGTGACGGGATCGAAAAGGGATGGATAGACGGCCCACGGATCTTTGCCTCCGGCGCGACGGTCTCGGTCACCGGCGGGCATGGCGACGGCACGCAAGGTTATCGCGATGACATTGCGCATCTGATGACCTCATCGGCCGTCTGTGATGGCGCAGATGAATGCCGTCACGCGGTGCGCGAGCAGATTCGTCGAGGTGCGGATCACATCAAGCTGACCGCGACGGGCGGGGTGCTTTCTAACACCGCGACGGGCACGGAACAGCAATTCACCGAAGAAGAACTCGACGCCATCATGTCCTCCGCGCATGCGATGGGGCGGAAGGTGACGGCGCACGCGCACGGCAAGCAGGGCATCGAATCAGCCATCAAGGCCGGTGTCGATTCGATCGAGCACGGCACCTATCTCGATGACAGGACCATCCGCCTGATGAAGTCCAATGATGTCTTCCTCGTGCCAACCGCGCTTGCCGGCAAAACGGTCTCAGGCTGGGCAGCGGCGCCAGACAGTTTCCTGACACCGCCGCAAAAAGCAAAGGCGCTTCAGGTCGGCCCGCAGATGAAGGACATGGTGCGTCGCGCGCATGAGGGCGGGGTGAAAATCGCCTTCGGCACCGACAGCGGCGTCTCAGCGCACGGCATCAATGCGGAAGAATTCGCACTTTATGTTGAAGCCGGCATGACGCCGATGGATGCGATCCGCTCCGCGACCGTGGTGGGGGCCGCAAACCTTGGCAAATCGGACATGATTGGCACCATCGAGACTGGCAAACGGGCCGATATCGTGGCCGTTTCCGGTGACCCGCTGGCTGATATTCGTGAGCTGGAAGATATTGATTTCGTTATGAAAGACGGGGTCGTCCACAAATCGCAGTGA
- a CDS encoding inorganic phosphate transporter, translating to MELFLPALAAILLFALTFTNGANDVSKAIATLAGAGVTTVQRAVLWGTIWTVAGSLFGLVWGHALIKNISSSIYVESHDFVLAVAVSVILAPALWVALATWRKWPVSTTHAVVGGLVGVGLIAYGANAIDWETLGKKIALPLLASPLMAIVLAYSLTPLLERVAHRFHADGDDDPLTEGARKPRLTVDHLHWLTSGLLSFSRGLNDTPKLIAITLPVLMLSPGEVPVWTYLWAATAMGAGSYLAGRRITKVLGFDVTKLSHAQGFAANLISTVLVLGASRLGLPVSTTHVSSSSIIGLGLVNKRGVNMKTVRAMVLAWIITLPAAALFAILSYSALAALTGSA from the coding sequence ATGGAACTCTTCCTGCCCGCGCTCGCCGCAATTTTGCTCTTTGCACTTACCTTCACGAATGGCGCGAATGATGTCTCAAAGGCGATTGCGACGCTAGCTGGTGCAGGTGTCACCACCGTACAAAGAGCGGTTCTGTGGGGGACGATCTGGACCGTGGCGGGCAGCCTCTTTGGCCTCGTCTGGGGCCATGCGCTGATCAAGAATATTTCGAGCAGCATCTATGTAGAAAGCCATGATTTCGTCCTCGCGGTCGCGGTCTCTGTGATCCTAGCGCCCGCTTTGTGGGTGGCACTAGCGACCTGGCGCAAATGGCCGGTCTCAACGACCCATGCGGTGGTCGGCGGTCTCGTCGGGGTTGGCCTGATTGCTTACGGCGCAAATGCCATCGACTGGGAGACTCTCGGCAAGAAGATCGCCCTGCCGCTACTTGCCAGCCCTCTCATGGCTATCGTCCTTGCCTATTCCCTGACCCCGCTGCTTGAGCGGGTCGCGCACCGCTTCCATGCGGATGGTGATGATGATCCGTTAACGGAAGGCGCTCGCAAGCCGCGCCTGACGGTCGACCATCTGCACTGGCTGACTAGCGGGCTTCTCTCCTTCTCGCGCGGGCTCAATGACACACCCAAACTGATCGCCATCACCCTGCCAGTCCTGATGCTCTCGCCCGGCGAGGTGCCGGTCTGGACCTATCTGTGGGCCGCCACCGCCATGGGTGCCGGCAGCTATCTTGCCGGACGGCGGATCACCAAAGTGCTCGGCTTTGATGTCACAAAGCTGAGCCATGCACAGGGCTTTGCGGCAAACCTGATCTCGACCGTCCTCGTTCTCGGCGCGAGCCGCCTCGGCCTGCCGGTCTCGACGACCCATGTCTCCTCGTCCTCGATCATCGGGCTCGGCCTTGTGAACAAGCGCGGGGTGAACATGAAAACCGTGCGCGCCATGGTGCTTGCCTGGATCATTACCCTGCCCGCCGCAGCGCTCTTTGCGATCCTCAGCTATTCCGCCCTTGCCGCCCTGACAGGCAGCGCCTGA
- the rplJ gene encoding 50S ribosomal protein L10, with product MTRQNKSAQVEWISNVLNDNEVLVVMENKGLTVAEVSDLRVKMREAGGGVKVVKNRLAKIALKDVDGGDQTAELFKGPTFIAYSEDPVTAPKVVVEYAKTNDKVEILGGLMAGTAMNAAGVTSLSKMPSREEVIAQIVGSLTAPAQNIAGAIGAPAANIAGCLKSMAEKEDA from the coding sequence CTGACTAGGCAGAATAAATCGGCACAGGTCGAATGGATCTCGAATGTCCTGAATGACAACGAGGTCCTGGTGGTCATGGAGAACAAGGGCCTGACGGTCGCCGAAGTGTCCGACCTTCGCGTGAAAATGCGTGAAGCCGGGGGCGGGGTGAAGGTGGTCAAGAACCGCCTCGCCAAAATCGCTCTCAAGGACGTTGACGGTGGTGATCAGACGGCTGAGCTCTTCAAGGGCCCGACCTTTATCGCCTATTCCGAAGACCCCGTCACCGCGCCGAAAGTCGTGGTGGAATACGCGAAAACCAATGACAAGGTCGAGATTCTCGGCGGTCTGATGGCGGGTACCGCCATGAATGCCGCTGGTGTCACCAGCCTGTCGAAAATGCCGTCCCGCGAGGAAGTCATTGCCCAGATCGTGGGCTCGCTTACCGCGCCGGCGCAAAACATTGCGGGTGCCATCGGTGCCCCGGCCGCCAACATTGCTGGCTGCCTCAAATCCATGGCGGAAAAAGAAGACGCCTGA
- a CDS encoding M23 family metallopeptidase — MTTLPLSFLLALAVPPGEGAPVLSLPIDCVPGQTCFLQQYVDRDPGTDVLDYRCGRQSYNGHKGTDFRLPDTRGVATGVAVYAAAPGRVKGVRDGEPDIFSNERPQTDIDGRECGNGVVIDHGQGWETQYCHMKEGSVRVRPGDIVTSGDTLGLVGYSGRAEFPHLHLSVRHEGQVVDPFAIEAGLGTCGKDAMSMWSDEAATALRYEDALILNLGFASGAVDNRQIEGGVGDGFTLNDETPALVVFARMINAKEGDRLALRIEGPQGFEVSSLADPAPNHQAQRMGFAGRKRPAGGWPKGEYRATVSLLREGEVIERRDISLSME; from the coding sequence ATGACCACACTTCCGCTTTCTTTTCTTCTCGCGCTTGCCGTCCCGCCGGGCGAGGGTGCGCCTGTGCTGTCGCTGCCGATTGATTGCGTGCCGGGGCAGACCTGCTTCCTTCAGCAATATGTCGATCGCGACCCCGGGACCGATGTCCTTGATTACCGCTGCGGGCGGCAGAGCTACAATGGCCATAAGGGTACGGATTTCCGCCTGCCTGATACGCGCGGCGTCGCCACTGGCGTTGCGGTCTATGCGGCGGCCCCCGGCCGGGTGAAGGGCGTGCGCGATGGGGAGCCCGATATCTTCTCGAATGAACGTCCGCAGACGGATATTGACGGGCGGGAATGCGGCAATGGCGTTGTCATCGATCACGGTCAGGGCTGGGAGACGCAATATTGCCACATGAAGGAAGGCTCGGTCCGTGTGCGTCCCGGTGATATCGTCACCAGCGGTGATACGCTTGGTCTTGTTGGCTATTCGGGGCGGGCGGAATTCCCCCACCTTCATCTCTCCGTGCGTCACGAGGGGCAGGTCGTCGATCCTTTCGCGATTGAGGCTGGGCTCGGCACCTGCGGTAAAGATGCGATGAGCATGTGGAGCGATGAGGCCGCCACAGCCTTGCGCTATGAAGATGCATTGATCCTCAATCTCGGCTTTGCATCAGGCGCTGTCGATAACCGCCAGATCGAGGGCGGCGTGGGCGATGGCTTCACCCTCAATGATGAAACCCCGGCGCTGGTCGTCTTTGCCCGGATGATTAATGCGAAAGAAGGCGACCGGCTGGCCCTGCGCATCGAAGGGCCGCAAGGCTTTGAGGTCTCGAGCCTTGCTGATCCCGCCCCGAACCATCAGGCCCAGCGCATGGGCTTTGCCGGGCGCAAGCGCCCAGCAGGCGGCTGGCCGAAGGGCGAGTATCGCGCGACGGTCAGCCTCCTGCGTGAGGGTGAAGTGATCGAGCGGCGGGATATCTCGTTGTCGATGGAGTAG
- the rpoB gene encoding DNA-directed RNA polymerase subunit beta — protein MAQSFVEKKRIRKHFGRIVDAVEMPNLIQVQRESYEAFLQRYVKPEERRRDGLEAVFKSVFPIADFTDTARLQYVSYEFEEPKFDTDECMQRDMTYSAPLKVKLQLAVFEVDEDTESKSLKDIKEQEVYMGELPLMTDNGTFIINGTERVIVSQMHRSPGVFFDHDKGKTHSSGKLLFAARIIPYRGSWLDFEFDPKDIINVRIDRRRKLPATTLLYALGYDQEDILGLFYKTVTHEAMDGGFATSLDPEQLKGTKATRDLIDAKTGEVAIEAGKKITARTIKQLEEAGVEKFLLDADAMIGRYMARDLVNTETGEIYAEAGDELDEDLLEQLAELGITTFETLDIDHINTGAYLRNTLAADKNRNRETALIDIYRVMRPGEPPTLETAEALFAGLFFDEERYDLSAVGRVKMNMRLGFQDVSDEERTLRREDIIEVLRTLADLRDGKGEIDDIDNLGNRRVRSVGELMENQYRIGLLRMERAIKERMSSVEIDNIMPNDLINAKPAAAAVREFFGSSQLSQFMDQTNPLSEITHKRRMSALGPGGLTRERAGFEVRDVHPTHYGRICPIETPEGPNIGLINSLATHAQVNKYGFIESPYRKVENGKLTDEVVYLSAVEEARYNVAQANAGVDENGMLANEFVNCRAGALRDAMLVPREEVNYIDVSPKQLVSVAAALIPFLENDDANRALMGSNMQRQAVPLLQAEAPYVGTGMENIVARDSGAAIAARRPGFVEQVDAQRIVIRATEETDSTKPGVDIYNLRKFQRSNQNTCINQRPLVKIGDVVTAGDIIADGPSTDLGELALGKNVLVAFMPWNGYNFEDSILISERIVRDDVFTSIHLEEFEIAARDTKLGPEEITRDIPNVSEEALRNLDEAGIVAIGAEVHPGDILVGKITPKGESPMTPEEKLLRAIFGEKAADVRDTSLKLPPGVAGTVVEVRVFNRHGVEKDERAIAIEREEIDRLAKDRDDELAILERNIYGRLEDMLVGAEAASGPKGFEKGGKVTKDILNDLGRTLWWKIGLANEAAMGEIEGLRQQYDESRARLEARFDDKVEKLQRGDELPPGVMKMVKVFVAVKRKLQPGDKMAGRHGNKGVISKIAPMEDMPFLEDGTPVDIVLNPLGVPSRMNVGQILETHLGFACRGLGRDIGDALAEWNRDDSKKTEYLEKLKAVYGADQELPDDEYDLKELGQNLVRGVPIATPVFDGAREAEIVEMLKKAGLSETGQVTLHDGRTGDKFARPVTVGYKYLLKLHHLVDDKIHARSIGPYSLVTQQPLGGKAQFGGQRFGEMEVWALEAYGAAYTLQEMLTVKSDDVAGRTKVYEAIVRGDDSFEAGIPESFNVLVKEMRSLGLNVELQNK, from the coding sequence ATGGCGCAGAGCTTTGTCGAAAAGAAGCGGATTCGCAAGCACTTCGGACGGATTGTCGATGCCGTCGAAATGCCCAACCTGATCCAGGTTCAGCGCGAAAGCTATGAGGCTTTCCTGCAGCGTTACGTGAAACCCGAGGAGCGCCGCCGCGACGGACTTGAGGCGGTCTTCAAATCGGTTTTCCCGATTGCCGACTTCACGGACACGGCCCGCCTGCAATACGTCTCCTACGAATTCGAAGAGCCGAAATTCGACACCGATGAGTGTATGCAGCGGGATATGACCTATTCCGCGCCGCTCAAGGTCAAGCTCCAGCTCGCCGTCTTTGAGGTCGATGAGGACACCGAGTCCAAGTCCCTCAAAGATATCAAAGAGCAGGAAGTCTATATGGGCGAACTGCCGCTCATGACGGACAATGGCACGTTCATCATCAACGGCACCGAGCGGGTGATCGTCTCCCAGATGCACCGGTCACCGGGCGTCTTCTTCGATCACGACAAGGGCAAGACCCACTCGTCAGGCAAGCTGCTCTTTGCGGCCCGGATCATTCCTTATCGTGGCTCGTGGCTCGATTTCGAATTCGATCCCAAAGACATCATCAATGTCCGTATCGACCGCCGCCGCAAACTGCCGGCAACGACGCTGCTCTACGCGCTCGGCTACGATCAGGAAGACATCCTCGGCTTGTTCTATAAAACCGTCACGCACGAGGCGATGGATGGCGGCTTTGCGACCTCGCTCGATCCTGAGCAGCTCAAGGGCACGAAAGCGACCCGCGACCTGATCGACGCCAAGACCGGCGAAGTTGCGATCGAAGCTGGCAAGAAAATCACTGCCCGCACGATCAAGCAGCTTGAAGAAGCTGGCGTTGAGAAGTTCCTTCTCGATGCGGATGCGATGATCGGCCGTTACATGGCGCGTGACCTCGTCAACACCGAGACCGGCGAGATCTACGCCGAGGCTGGCGATGAGCTGGACGAAGATCTGCTCGAGCAGCTCGCAGAGCTCGGGATCACGACCTTCGAGACGCTCGACATCGACCACATCAATACTGGCGCCTATCTGCGTAACACGCTGGCTGCGGACAAGAACCGCAACCGCGAGACCGCGCTGATCGACATCTACCGCGTCATGCGCCCCGGTGAGCCGCCAACGCTTGAGACGGCAGAGGCACTCTTTGCGGGCCTCTTCTTTGATGAAGAGCGCTACGACCTCTCGGCTGTCGGCCGGGTGAAGATGAACATGCGTCTTGGCTTCCAGGATGTCTCTGACGAGGAGCGCACACTCCGCCGTGAGGACATTATCGAAGTTCTGCGCACGCTGGCCGACCTGCGGGACGGCAAGGGCGAGATCGACGACATTGATAACCTCGGCAACCGCCGGGTCCGCTCTGTCGGCGAGCTGATGGAGAACCAGTACCGCATTGGTCTTCTGCGCATGGAACGCGCGATCAAGGAGCGCATGAGCTCTGTCGAAATCGACAACATCATGCCGAATGACCTGATCAACGCGAAACCGGCTGCTGCCGCCGTGCGGGAATTCTTTGGCTCCTCGCAGCTTTCGCAGTTCATGGACCAGACCAACCCGCTGTCGGAAATCACCCACAAGCGCCGCATGTCAGCGCTTGGGCCGGGCGGTCTGACCCGCGAGCGTGCAGGCTTTGAAGTCCGCGACGTTCACCCGACGCACTATGGCCGGATCTGCCCGATTGAGACGCCGGAAGGCCCGAATATCGGTCTGATCAACTCGCTGGCGACCCACGCACAGGTCAACAAATACGGTTTCATCGAAAGCCCGTACCGGAAAGTCGAAAACGGTAAGCTGACGGACGAAGTTGTCTATCTCTCGGCCGTTGAAGAAGCCCGCTACAATGTCGCGCAGGCGAATGCCGGCGTCGATGAGAACGGCATGCTGGCCAATGAATTCGTGAACTGCCGGGCAGGGGCCCTGCGGGACGCGATGCTCGTGCCGCGTGAAGAGGTCAACTATATCGACGTCTCGCCGAAACAGCTTGTTTCGGTTGCCGCCGCGCTGATCCCGTTCCTTGAGAATGACGACGCTAACCGCGCGCTCATGGGCTCGAACATGCAACGCCAGGCCGTGCCGCTTCTGCAGGCTGAAGCGCCTTATGTCGGTACAGGGATGGAAAACATCGTGGCGCGCGATTCTGGTGCTGCGATTGCCGCCCGCCGTCCGGGCTTTGTCGAACAGGTTGATGCCCAGCGGATCGTTATCCGCGCGACGGAGGAGACAGACTCCACCAAACCGGGCGTCGATATCTACAATCTGCGCAAATTCCAGCGCTCGAACCAGAACACCTGCATCAACCAGCGTCCGCTGGTGAAAATCGGTGATGTGGTCACCGCTGGCGACATCATCGCTGATGGTCCGTCAACGGATCTTGGTGAGCTGGCACTCGGCAAGAACGTGCTCGTCGCGTTCATGCCGTGGAACGGCTATAACTTCGAGGACTCGATCCTGATCTCCGAGCGCATCGTGCGCGACGACGTCTTCACCTCGATCCACCTCGAGGAATTCGAGATCGCCGCGCGTGATACGAAGCTGGGGCCGGAAGAGATCACACGAGACATCCCGAACGTCTCTGAAGAAGCCCTGCGCAATCTCGACGAAGCAGGCATTGTTGCTATCGGCGCCGAAGTGCACCCGGGCGACATCCTTGTCGGCAAGATCACGCCGAAGGGCGAAAGCCCGATGACGCCGGAGGAGAAACTCCTGCGCGCCATCTTCGGTGAGAAAGCCGCCGACGTTCGCGACACCTCTCTCAAACTGCCCCCCGGTGTTGCCGGGACGGTCGTTGAGGTTCGCGTCTTTAACCGCCACGGCGTTGAAAAAGACGAGCGCGCGATTGCCATCGAGCGTGAAGAGATCGACCGTCTTGCCAAAGACCGCGACGACGAACTCGCAATCCTTGAGCGGAACATTTATGGCCGTCTCGAAGACATGCTGGTCGGTGCAGAAGCTGCCTCAGGGCCGAAGGGCTTTGAGAAGGGCGGCAAGGTCACCAAAGACATCCTCAACGATCTGGGCCGCACCCTGTGGTGGAAGATCGGCCTCGCCAATGAAGCGGCGATGGGCGAGATCGAAGGTCTTCGTCAGCAATATGACGAAAGCCGCGCCCGCCTTGAGGCCCGCTTTGATGACAAGGTCGAGAAACTTCAGCGTGGGGACGAACTGCCCCCGGGCGTGATGAAGATGGTCAAGGTCTTCGTTGCCGTGAAGCGGAAGCTTCAGCCGGGCGACAAGATGGCCGGCCGTCACGGCAACAAGGGTGTCATCTCGAAGATTGCCCCGATGGAAGACATGCCGTTCCTCGAAGACGGCACACCTGTCGACATCGTGCTCAACCCGCTGGGCGTGCCCTCGCGGATGAATGTCGGGCAGATCCTTGAAACGCACCTTGGCTTTGCCTGCCGTGGCCTTGGCCGCGACATTGGCGATGCACTCGCTGAGTGGAACCGGGATGATTCCAAGAAGACGGAATATCTTGAGAAGCTCAAAGCCGTATACGGCGCGGATCAGGAACTTCCCGATGACGAGTATGACCTGAAAGAACTGGGTCAGAACCTCGTCCGTGGTGTGCCGATCGCAACGCCGGTCTTTGACGGCGCCCGGGAAGCTGAAATTGTCGAGATGCTGAAAAAGGCCGGTCTTTCGGAGACGGGTCAGGTGACGCTGCATGACGGACGGACGGGCGATAAATTCGCGCGGCCTGTCACGGTTGGGTACAAATACCTGCTCAAGCTGCATCACCTTGTCGACGACAAGATCCACGCTCGCTCGATTGGTCCGTACTCGCTCGTTACCCAGCAGCCGCTGGGCGGCAAGGCGCAGTTCGGTGGCCAGCGCTTCGGCGAGATGGAAGTCTGGGCCCTCGAAGCCTACGGCGCTGCCTATACGCTGCAGGAAATGCTGACCGTGAAGTCGGACGACGTGGCCGGCCGGACCAAGGTCTATGAGGCCATCGTTCGCGGCGATGACAGCTTCGAAGCCGGGATCCCGGAGAGCTTCAACGTGCTCGTCAAAGAGATGCGGTCACTCGGCCTGAACGTCGAGCTGCAGAACAAGTAA
- a CDS encoding ATP-binding protein gives MPAGLAGLLLSILNIPYFADYPASISFGFFTSFFCLLAPAFVPRKSEKAFQRGAVALFCAIFLMVSFVYWTSIGPNSVASLFYIPFVMSVTLMIGRRLALIFVVGAIAVYLARAAVHPAEIETMDVIWLRSIALSCVALLVYFVSGSYRSVLIQAAMHLKDARVEADAANRAKSEFLANMSHEIRTPMNGVISMADLLVHSDMAPAQKRQAETICRSGQALLEIINDILDFSKIEAGKLTLESVPMNPAEITEEVGDLLGLAANQKNISLTVQRQGEIGTVSGDPTRLRQVLINLIGNAVKFTEEGGVTVSLIETPKGRMTDLSIIVRDTGVGIPEDKLNAIFSPFAQAETSTTRRYGGTGLGLAITKELVTAMGGTLSVSSVLGKGTCFTLDISLPIVIAETPEISQEAEVPAEETVSACCPGQSRCAVLVAEDNEVNRLVLDTLVDKYRFDVTFAHNGQEAVDLFKAGDFTAVLMDISMPVLDGMEAMREIRAYQSAKALDPTPIIALTAHALAGDRERLLSAGMDDYLSKPLVKADLLAVLEKWTNCRAGSAAKIAAH, from the coding sequence GTGCCGGCGGGACTAGCCGGGCTTCTTCTTTCCATCCTCAATATTCCGTATTTTGCCGATTACCCGGCCTCGATCAGCTTCGGGTTTTTCACGTCCTTTTTCTGCCTGCTGGCGCCTGCGTTCGTGCCGCGTAAGTCTGAGAAAGCGTTCCAGCGTGGGGCTGTCGCGCTGTTCTGTGCGATCTTCCTGATGGTCAGTTTTGTCTACTGGACGTCGATCGGCCCCAATTCAGTTGCGAGCCTCTTCTACATCCCCTTTGTGATGTCTGTGACTCTGATGATCGGGCGCAGGCTTGCGCTCATCTTTGTCGTGGGGGCGATCGCTGTTTACCTCGCTCGAGCGGCTGTTCATCCAGCGGAAATCGAAACGATGGACGTCATCTGGCTTCGGAGCATCGCGCTCTCCTGTGTGGCGCTGCTGGTCTATTTTGTGTCCGGTTCTTACCGCAGCGTGCTGATCCAGGCGGCGATGCACCTGAAGGACGCGCGCGTCGAGGCCGATGCCGCAAACCGAGCTAAGTCCGAGTTTCTGGCCAATATGAGCCATGAAATCCGAACGCCGATGAACGGCGTGATCAGCATGGCGGACCTGCTTGTGCATTCCGACATGGCGCCCGCGCAAAAGCGCCAGGCCGAGACGATCTGCCGATCAGGGCAGGCTCTTCTTGAGATTATCAACGACATCCTCGATTTCTCGAAGATCGAGGCGGGCAAATTGACGCTCGAAAGCGTGCCGATGAACCCGGCCGAGATCACCGAAGAAGTCGGCGATCTTCTGGGGCTGGCAGCAAATCAGAAGAATATCTCCCTGACCGTGCAGCGTCAGGGCGAGATCGGGACGGTCAGCGGGGATCCGACCCGGCTTCGTCAGGTGCTCATCAATCTGATCGGCAATGCCGTGAAATTCACAGAAGAGGGCGGGGTGACTGTCTCTCTCATCGAGACGCCAAAGGGACGGATGACCGATCTGTCGATCATCGTGCGCGACACAGGCGTCGGCATTCCCGAAGACAAGCTCAATGCCATTTTCTCGCCCTTCGCGCAGGCCGAAACATCGACCACCAGGCGTTATGGCGGCACGGGACTTGGGCTTGCGATCACAAAAGAGCTGGTGACGGCGATGGGCGGGACGTTGTCGGTCAGCTCAGTGCTTGGCAAAGGGACTTGCTTCACGCTCGACATCTCGCTGCCGATTGTTATCGCTGAAACGCCTGAAATCTCGCAGGAGGCCGAAGTTCCGGCTGAAGAGACTGTGTCTGCGTGCTGTCCTGGCCAGTCACGCTGCGCCGTTCTTGTTGCCGAAGATAACGAAGTGAACCGGCTGGTCCTCGACACGCTTGTGGATAAATACCGGTTCGACGTGACTTTCGCGCATAATGGCCAGGAAGCGGTCGATCTCTTCAAAGCCGGTGATTTCACCGCGGTCCTCATGGATATCTCCATGCCTGTCCTCGACGGGATGGAGGCGATGCGGGAGATCAGGGCCTATCAGTCGGCCAAGGCCCTTGATCCAACACCTATTATCGCCCTGACGGCTCATGCGCTGGCGGGCGACAGGGAGAGGCTTTTATCGGCAGGGATGGATGATTATCTCTCAAAGCCACTGGTCAAGGCCGACCTCCTCGCTGTCCTTGAAAAATGGACAAATTGCAGGGCCGGAAGTGCGGCGAAAATTGCTGCACATTAA
- a CDS encoding DUF3833 family protein, whose protein sequence is MAKIWGVAGLILLSASCASAPLATDTAPAFDPVEFFSGDTQGEGVLAFASGGLDARFTVRSHGSREEDGRFILRQTITWSDGREEERAFILTPDGKGGLEGYFEGERGRVTLTSAGSVGHLRHGLPDTPMARMEQFLYLQPDGRTLINEGTVRVLGIPFRRLHEIIVKPAEVQSADG, encoded by the coding sequence ATGGCGAAAATCTGGGGGGTGGCGGGGCTCATCCTGCTCAGTGCAAGCTGCGCAAGCGCACCGCTGGCGACGGATACGGCCCCGGCCTTTGACCCCGTAGAGTTCTTCTCCGGCGACACGCAAGGGGAGGGCGTTCTCGCCTTTGCCTCGGGCGGGCTCGATGCGCGCTTCACGGTCAGGAGCCATGGCAGCCGCGAGGAAGATGGCCGCTTCATCTTGCGTCAGACCATCACCTGGTCTGACGGCAGGGAAGAAGAGCGGGCCTTTATTCTCACCCCGGACGGTAAAGGCGGACTTGAGGGATATTTCGAAGGGGAGCGCGGGCGCGTCACCCTGACTTCAGCGGGGAGCGTCGGGCATTTGCGTCACGGCCTGCCGGACACGCCAATGGCCCGGATGGAGCAGTTTCTCTATCTCCAGCCAGACGGGCGCACACTGATCAATGAGGGGACGGTTAGGGTGCTCGGTATTCCCTTCCGCCGGCTTCACGAGATCATCGTAAAACCGGCGGAGGTCCAGAGCGCTGATGGCTGA